TTCAGCACTTTGAGAAAGAATATAGGTTAGATCCGAAAGCAAAATTTTGAATACTCTTTAACATAAATTGGGTCTTTCGTCCACCTTCACTGTAATAAGTAACGTGTatctataattattatattatgtcATCGTGAAAATTGTGGTCGAGAGCGTTTCCTTGTTGGTTCTGGTGTTTGCTTGTCCCAGCCAACTCTGTCATTACATAGCGCAGGAGCCTACATTCTTCAGCAATAAACTGCATCCGGTAGTCTTTCGTTAATTTTAAAAGCCCATTTAGGTCGTCTTCGTGTTGTTTTGAATCTATTAAACTTACTTCTCGCATCCTAGAGCAtaatcacctagtagtaaataggaacctgctgGGAGCtaggttgtgggttgcatcctagaaAGGGTCATTGGGTGACCTATGGAGACCATACATGCGACCACTCGGTTCACGTGTGTCATGTTACAAATGAATTCATATTTGAAAAGTTAGAAAGCAGTGTGAAtcatatatgcaggcgatgagtcacaataacgtgggtaaAGTATCAAATCACATATATATTTGATATTGAATGTTCTCTTCGCTGTTATCAGAACAAATGGAAGCatatatttgtcaaatattgatactgttcttaaaagatttccccattttgcacccgcaagataacgtaagcttttaagggttgatagatgttaatcttcttgtttgaggagctgttcacttgagacagttaagcaagtcccagctgtgtctgggtataagtgacaggatgaacaacccagcgggttttcttcctattggggaatgttgtacattctgctatggcggtgtgtccactcacaagatgagtggcgctgcccaataaactcgcccctcggggcaaaatttaaaatttaaaatttaaaaatttaatggaAGCAGGAATGGTTGAGTGAGACGCGCCTACAGCCAAAAGAAGAGCTATACTAACTTGTTAACTGCCAGAACCGTCAATATTGTGAGTATCTCAGAGTATCAACACAAACTCCATTAAGACATGACACCGAGGacttactactacaactactgctGCTCGGTCCATGAGCCCGGGGTGCGAGGCTTGGTAACGAACGTGTAACGTGTTCCTAGCCGTCCTCTCCCTTCACACGGTGTAATCAATGGGAGAGCGGCAGGTGAGAAGTCGAGACCCGTATTGCGCATGCGCCTACCTGCTCATCCTGGAAGGTCTCAACCAACCAGCGACCAGCACACACCTGTGCGGCCAGGTGAGGACCAATCAATAATGATGACGTCCAGGTAACTCCGTTGTCCGCCAATGAGAGGTCGTAGCTCACCAGGTGGGCGGGGTCGGGCCAGGTAAGCCAGTGTGATGGAGGTGTGAGAGTAAAGGGACCTTTAACGTACAACTCTTGAAAGCGTTTGGGCCTTAAATTACACactgaaagagagagaagagattcAGTAATGGATTCGGAGGGGCCATTGCGTTGTTAAGATGTATACGTGGGAATGATTGACCTTTGTAACTAATCTTGGGTTGTCTGTTTCTGCAGGTAGGAGCCCGGCTGCCATTACCAGCGCAGGTACTCTGGCCTGAGGTGAGTATTGATGTTTTACACGCCGCCTCCTCCTCCCGCTGCTGCcgcccgctgctgctgctgccgcccgctgctgctgctgccgcccgctgctgctgctgccgcctcgCCGCCGCCCCGCTGCTGCTGCCTCGCctccgccgccgccgcccgctgCTGCTGCCTCGCCTCCGCCGCCGCCCGCTGCCGCTGCCTCGCCGCCGCCCGCTGCCGCTGCCTCGCCGCCGCCCGCTGCCGCTGCCTCGCCGCCGCCCGCTGCCGCTGCCTCGCCGCCGCCCGCTGCCGCTGcctcgccgccgccgccgcccgccgttGCTGCCTCGCCGCCGCCCGCTGCTACCTCGTTAAATAAGAAGAGAAAAGCtgttgtcctccccccccctcaacacacaTTCTCCGCCCCCCCTCACTGTAAGCAAGAGCGAGGGAGTAGAGGAACCTTGAA
The DNA window shown above is from Procambarus clarkii isolate CNS0578487 chromosome 21, FALCON_Pclarkii_2.0, whole genome shotgun sequence and carries:
- the LOC138367278 gene encoding mRNA decay activator protein ZFP36L2-like is translated as MFYTPPPPPAAAARCCCCRPLLLLPPAAAAAASPPPRCCCLASAAAARCCCLASAAARCRCLAAARCRCLAAARCRCLAAARCRCLAAARCRCLAAAAARRCCLAAARCYLVK